Proteins encoded together in one Impatiens glandulifera chromosome 1, dImpGla2.1, whole genome shotgun sequence window:
- the LOC124920576 gene encoding ribonucleoside-diphosphate reductase large subunit — translation MYVVKRDGRKESVHFDKITARLKKLSYGLSTDHCDPVLVSQKVCAGVYKGVTTSQLDELAAETAAAMTANHPDYASLAARIVVSNLHKNTKKLFSDTIKDMYNNVNERSGQEAPLIADDVYQIIIKNAARLDSEIIYDRDFDYDYFGFKTLERSYLLKIQGRVVERPQHMLMRVAVGIHKEDIDSAIKTYHLMSQRWFTHASPTLFNAGTPRPQLSSCFLICMKDDSIEGIYDTLKECAIISKSAGGIGVSVHNIRATGSYIRGTNGTSNGIVPMLRVFNDTARYVDQGGGKRKGAFAVYLEPWHADIFEFLDLRKNHGKEEHRARDLFFALWVPDLFMERVQNNENWSLFCPNEAPGLADCWGEEFVTLYTKYEREGKAKKVVKAQHIWFEILKSQVETGTPYMLYKDTCNKKSNQQNLGTIKSSNLCTEIIEYTSPTETAVCNLASIALPRFVREKGVPLESHPSKLVGSKGSRNRYFDFDKLAEVTATVTTNLNKIIDVNYYPIETAERSNMRHRPIGIGVQGLADTFILLGMPFESPEAQQLNKDIFETIYYHALKDSSELAAKVGAYETYNGSPVSQGILQPDMWGVTPSKRWDWDALRAMIAKDGVRNSLLVAPMPTASTSQILGNNECFEPYTSNIYSRRVLSGEFVVVNKHLLHDLTEMGLWSPALKNQIIYENGSVQKIRQISEEIKPIYKTVWEIKQKTLVDMSVDRGCYIDQSQSLNIHMDEPNFGKLTSLHFHTWSKGLKTGMYYLRTRAAADAIKFTVDTTILQGKTKVKEEEDDDLDTQKSQMVCSLTNREDCMACGS, via the exons ATGTATGTGGTGAAGAGAGATGGGCGTAAGGAATCTGTTCACTTTGACAAGATCACAGCTCGTCTAAAGAAGTTGAGTTATGGTCTTAGCACTGACCACTGTGATCCAGTTCTAGTCTCTCAGAAGGTATGTGCCGGTGTATACAAGGGTGTCACCACAAGTCAACTCGATGAATTGGCGGCTGAAACTGCTGCTGCCATGACTGCTAATCATCCAGATTATGCTTCT TTGGCTGCAAGAATCGTTGTCTCCAATTTGCACAAAAACACCAAGAAGTTGTTTTCAGACAC GATTAAGGATATGTATAATAATGTCAATGAAAGATCTGGTCAAGAGGCTCCTTTGATAGCTGATGATGtctatcaaataataataaag AATGCTGCAAGACTGGACAGTGAGATCATTTACGATCGAGATTTTGACTATGATTATTTTGGTTTCAAAACCCTTGAGAGATCCTATCTTCTGAAGATTCAGGGACGGGTAGTTGAGAGGCCTCAACATATGTTGATGAGGGTTGCTGTTGGTATCCATAAAGAAGATATTGATTCTGCAATAAAGACTTACCATTTGATGTCCCAGAGATGGTTTACACATGCATCACCTACCCTTTTCAATGCAGGGACTCCAAGACCTCAG TTGAGCAGCTGCTTCTTGATATGTATGAAAGATGATAGCATTGAAGGAATTTATGATACTTTGAAAGAGTGTGCTATTATCAGTAAGTCAGCTGGAGGAATTGGTGTTTCTGTCCATAACATCCGCGCTACTGGAAGTTATATCCGTGGAACGAATGGCACATCCAATGGAATTGTCCCAATGCTACGAGTGTTTAATGACACAGCTCGTTATGTTGATCAAGGGGGTGGAAAGAGGAAAG GTGCTTTTGCTGTATATCTTGAGCCATGGCATGCTGATATATTTGAATTTCTTGATTTGAGGAAAAATCATGGAAAG GAAGAGCACAGAGCTAGAGATTTGTTTTTTGCTCTATGGGTACCTGATCTCTTCATGGAAAGAGTCCAAAATAACGAGAACTGGTCACTGTTCTGTCCAAACGAGGCACCAGGTTTGGCTGATTGTTGGGGTGAAGAATTCGTGACCCTGTACACCAAGTACGAGAGAGAG GGGAAGGCAAAGAAAGTTGTGAAAGCACAACATATTTGgtttgagatattgaaatcccAAGTAGAAACTGGGACTCCATACATGTTATATAAG GACACTTGCAACAAAAAGAGCAACCAACAGAATCTGGGAACTATTAAATCTTCAAACTTGTGCACGGAGATAATTGAATACACAAGTCCAACAGAAACTGCTGTGTGCAATCTAGCATCAATAGCTTTACCACGATTTGTTAGAGAGAAG GGTGTTCCACTGGAATCACATCCATCTAAACTTGTTGGCAGCAAAGGTTCTAGAAACCGctattttgattttgacaaACTAGCAGAG GTTACAGCTACAGTGACTACAAATCTCAACAAAATAATTGATGTTAATTACTACCCTATTGAGACTGCTGAAAGGTCAAACATGCGTCATAGGCCAATTGGTATAGGAGTTCAGGGCCTCGCAGATACTTTCATCTTACTAGGCATGCCATTTGAGTCACCAGAG GCACAACAGCTTAACAAAGACATCTTTGAGACAATATATTACCATGCTCTCAAAGATTCTTCTGAATTGGCAGCAAAGGTAGGTGCTTATGAGACATATAATGGAAGTCCCGTTAGCCAG GGTATACTCCAGCCAGATATGTGGGGTGTTACACCTTCAAAACGCTGGGATTGGGATGCCCTTAGAGCTATGATAGCAAAGGATGGTGTGAGGAATTCACTTCTTGTAGCACCCATGCCCACTGCTTCAACCAGCCAAATTCTTGGAAATAATGAATGCTTTGAACCTTACACATCAAATATTTACAGCCGCAGAGTTTTAAG TGGGGAATTTGTTGTGGTGAATAAGCATCTTCTTCACGATTTAACTGAGATGGGGCTATGGTCTCCTGCTCTGAAGAATCAGATTATATATGAAAATGGTTCTGTTCAGAAAATTCGTCAAATTTCTGAAGAGATAAAGCCAATTTACAA AACTGTTTGGGAGATTAAGCAGAAGACATTAGTTGATATGTCAGTTGATCGTGGATGCTACATAGACCAAAGCCAAAGCCTTAATATCCACATGGACGAGCCAAATTTTGGAAAACTGACTTCCTTGCATTTCCATACTTGGTCAAAG GGTTTGAAAACAGGGATGTATTACTTGAGAACCCGTGCTGCTGCTGATGCAATAAAATTCACAGTTGATACAACCATTCTccaa GGAAAGACCAAggtgaaagaagaagaagatgatgatctCGATACCCAGAAGTCACAGATGGTATGTTCCTTGACCAACCGAGAAGATTGCATGGCATGTGGCAGTTGA
- the LOC124921056 gene encoding cation/H(+) antiporter 4-like, whose amino-acid sequence MDASMNPSMDLYQPPFFFRAPGDNRICSGNPNIIHSPAIWDQNGAKHFLAFALPRLQLQLAIIFVFTFALHNVFKRFNLPRIVAEMMCGFIIGPTFLGRYFPTVWKSIFSSDGNLYIGTLAKVGYMYLMFLIGVKMDPSKIKASQKKAWIIGIVSTVLPVTVGLHISPFVAAKVGWIRNPAIRFIIGTQTIAQFPVVVGLLTDLKIMNTELGHLALTVALIRTLLSILLSMQTTYLRVTAQGSAAVGAQSAAIYFTWFLFTLYVLRPIFRWMIRRTPEGKQVRDEYIAFICCMVLASAVISDNVGVLYHFGPICLGLIVPVGPPLGSTLVDRLDTMVTGWLAPLLFTFCSLQSDLFEIYDMKFQKLLIVVLVLSNFFKFAIVFIPTVICKVPLKDSIALSLILSAEGNVELAGYLAYRENDTLDLQTFSTVTGSVLVCAIIIPILVRTCYDHAIIYRGYNQRNLVHSSEETELKVLVSAHRIDDAIAAGNLLEGMHPTKGSNELGVYVIHLLELAGRASPLLINHQLGQKSSSRSGSRSQEIIDLFRSYESKFPHGAFSTQMFTALSLPKFMHDDICLMAFEKQACFIILPFHRKWSAQGRLILDNTVVRSINQNVLNMAPCSVGILIDRRKILELETKERHRMAIIFMGGKDDREALAVAKRLARTPDSQLTIIRFIAMEEWENKNAWDAVLDMEFLKDVKLKALHQGLRISYKEENVKDGADLASLVHTIAEVYDLIIVGRHGIASESSPMLNGLSEWMDLPELGPIGDMLASSDIRRPVSALIVQHQSHLHNK is encoded by the coding sequence ATGGACGCCTCAATGAACCCCTCAATGGACTTATATCAGCCTCCATTTTTCTTCCGTGCTCCAGGCGACAACCGTATCTGTTCAGGGAACCCCAATATTATTCATTCGCCGGCCATTTGGGATCAGAATGGAGCCAAACACTTTCTCGCCTTTGCCCTACCTCGCCTACAGCTTCAATTGGCAATCATCTTCGTTTTCACCTTCGCCCTTCACAACGTTTTTAAGCGCTTCAATCTTCCTCGTATCGTAGCCGAAATGATGTGCGGTTTCATCATAGGACCAACCTTTTTGGGTAGGTATTTCCCCACTGTCTGGAAATCTATATTCTCTTCGGATGGAAATCTATACATCGGTACCCTAGCTAAAGTAGGTTACATGTACTTAATGTTCTTGATTGGAGTCAAGATGGATCCTAGTAAGATTAAGGCATCTCAAAAGAAGGCTTGGATTATTGGAATTGTATCCACCGTTTTACCCGTGACAGTTGGTTTACATATATCTCCGTTTGTGGCGGCTAAGGTAGGTTGGATTAGAAATCCGGCTATTCGCTTCATTATCGGAACCCAAACTATAGCTCAGTTCCCTGTTGTAGTCGGTCTACTCACGGATCTTAAGATCATGAACACAGAACTCGGCCATCTTGCTTTGACCGTTGCTTTGATTCGGACCCTTCTCAGCATTTTACTCTCAATGCAGACCACTTATTTAAGAGTCACTGCACAAGGCTCCGCTGCCGTGGGTGCCCAATCCGCTGCCATTTATTTTACTTGGTTTCTTTTTACGCTCTATGTTCTGCGCCCAATTTTCCGATGGATGATACGCAGGACGCCCGAAGGGAAACAGGTTAGAGACGAGTACATTGCCTTCATTTGTTGTATGGTTTTGGCATCCGCAGTTATCAGTGACAACGTCGGAGTTCTCTATCATTTCGGCCCCATATGTCTCGGCTTGATCGTACCCGTCGGCCCGCCTTTAGGGTCGACACTAGTTGACAGGTTGGACACCATGGTCACCGGCTGGTTGGCGCCTTTGCTGTTCACTTTTTGTTCGCTTCAATCCGACCTCTTCGAGATTTACGATATGAAATTCCAGAAGCTGTTGATTGTGGTCCTTGTCCTCTCCAACTTCTTTAAGTTTGCCATAGTTTTTATACCCACAGTAATCTGCAAGGTACCTTTGAAAGATTCAATTGCCCTGTCCTTGATTCTCAGCGCTGAAGGCAACGTTGAACTGGCAGGATACCTGGCGTACAGGGAGAATGATACGTTAGATCTCCAGACATTTTCCACCGTGACAGGTTCGGTGCTGGTTTGCGCCATAATAATACCCATTCTTGTGAGGACTTGCTACGACCATGCCATAATCTATAGAGGGTACAACCAAAGAAACTTGGTACACAGTTCGGAAGAAACGGAGCTTAAGGTGCTGGTGAGCGCTCACAGGATAGACGACGCCATAGCGGCGGGAAACCTGTTAGAAGGCATGCACCCGACAAAGGGCAGCAACGAGCTGGGAGTGTACGTGATTCATCTGTTGGAGCTGGCAGGTCGGGCCTCTCCCCTTCTGATTAACCATCAGCTCGGGCAGAAGTCGTCCAGTAGGAGCGGTTCTCGGTCGCAAGAGATAATCGACCTGTTCCGTTCCTACGAGAGCAAGTTTCCTCACGGAGCCTTCTCGACTCAGATGTTCACGGCTCTGTCCCTTCCCAAGTTCATGCACGACGACATATGCTTGATGGCGTTTGAGAAACAGGCGTGTTTCATTATTCTCCCCTTTCACAGGAAATGGAGTGCCCAGGGCAGGTTGATACTGGATAACACGGTTGTTCGTAGCATAAACCAGAACGTTCTGAATATGGCCCCGTGTTCGGTCGGAATTCTGATAGACAGGAGGAAAATACTGGAGTTGGAAACGAAAGAGAGACACAGGATGGCGATAATCTTCATGGGGGGTAAGGACGACAGGGAGGCGTTGGCGGTGGCAAAGCGGTTGGCGAGGACGCCGGACTCTCAACTGACCATAATTCGTTTTATAGCGATGGAAGAATGGGAAAACAAGAATGCTTGGGACGCGGTTCTGGACATGGAATTTTTGAAGGATGTGAAGTTGAAAGCGTTGCATCAGGGACTTAGGATATCGTACAAGGAGGAAAACGTGAAAGATGGGGCGGATTTGGCTTCACTTGTTCACACAATTGCAGAGGTTTATGATCTCATCATTGTGGGGAGGCACGGCATTGCTTCAGAGTCTTCACCCATGTTAAATGGTTTAAGTGAATGGATGGATTTGCCTGAGCTTGGCCCTATTGGAGATATGCTTGCTTCTTCTGATATTCGCAGACCCGTCTCTGCCTTGATCGTACAACATCAATCACACCTTCACAATAAGTAA
- the LOC124921079 gene encoding protein kinase and PP2C-like domain-containing protein yields MTDLLRIKDVEGMIVGWWISLFLLTGAEIRPSEKRDAVSVVDLIDRSSLACFSPNWLGSNLSRSGCSYPLSKDHSASCVEERNRVIFAGEDVKWQVDKWRVGSVALQVTRSIGDDDLKPAVTAEPEVIETTLSEYDEYLVMASDGLWDVMSSEDIVSIIKDTIKVPGMCSKRLATEAAKRGSKDNITAIVVFL; encoded by the exons ATGACTGACCTGCTGAGGATCAAAGATGTGGAAGGAATGATCGTCGGGTGGTGGATTTCACTTTTCCTCTTAACTGGCGCAGAGATTCGACCGTCCGAGAAGAGAGATGCGGTTTCGGTGGTGGATCTGATCGATCGATCATCCCTCGCTTGCTTTTCCCCTAATTGGCTTGGC AGCAATTTATCTCGCTCTGGCTGTTCATATCCTCTAAGTAAG GATCACTCGGCAAGTTGTGTTGAGGAGAGAAATCGAGTTATCTTTGCTGGTGAAGATGTGAAATGGCAAGTTGATAAATGGAGGGTTGGTTCGGTTGCTCTTCAG GTTACTCGTTCAATTGGTGATGATGATCTAAAACCGGCTGTAACAGCTGAACCAGAAGTAATTGAGACAACGTTATCTGAGTATGATGAATACCTGGTAATGGCTAGTGACGGCCTTTGGGATGTGATGAGCAGTGAAGACATTGTGAGCATCATCAAGGACACTATTAAAGTACCTGGGATGTGCTCAAAAAGGTTAGCAACTGAGGCTGCTAAACGTGGAAGCAAAGACAATATTACAGCTATTGTTGTTTTTCTGTGA